In a genomic window of Sutcliffiella sp. FSL R7-0096:
- a CDS encoding iron ABC transporter permease: MIHPSIIKKQRIMVFLLTLLILITVVVGIGVGPASLAFDRLIPTILGQGTFKEEFVLFSIRLPRIVITILAGMALALSGAILQGITRNDLADPGIIGINAGAGVAISIFFLYVPINVGSFVYMLPAVAFLGALITAILIYLFSYQRVGGLQPVRLVLVGVGFSMALSGMMIILISSAERVKVDFIAKWLAGNIWGSDWPFILALLPWLLVLVPFTLYRANRLNLLGMSEPVAIGVGVSLEKERVVLLLTAVALAASAVSVTGGIAFVGLMAPHMAKSLVGPRNQLFLPVAILIGGWLLLFADTIGRNLIDSGIPAGIMVALIGAPYFMYLLLKK, translated from the coding sequence ATGATCCATCCATCTATTATAAAAAAACAACGTATAATGGTTTTTCTTTTAACTTTACTAATTTTGATCACCGTAGTTGTCGGTATTGGCGTGGGACCTGCCTCCTTGGCATTTGATCGGTTGATACCAACGATTTTGGGGCAAGGGACTTTTAAAGAAGAGTTTGTTTTGTTTTCCATCAGGCTTCCACGTATTGTGATCACGATTCTTGCAGGCATGGCGCTCGCATTATCAGGTGCCATTCTACAGGGGATTACCCGAAATGACTTGGCGGACCCAGGGATCATCGGGATTAATGCAGGAGCAGGGGTAGCTATATCCATTTTCTTCTTATACGTTCCGATTAATGTGGGCTCATTTGTCTATATGTTACCAGCTGTTGCCTTTTTAGGTGCGCTGATTACGGCAATATTGATTTATTTGTTCTCTTATCAGAGGGTTGGCGGTCTTCAGCCTGTCCGGCTCGTATTGGTGGGAGTCGGTTTTTCGATGGCACTTTCGGGTATGATGATCATCTTGATTTCTTCTGCTGAGCGTGTAAAAGTGGATTTCATCGCCAAATGGTTGGCAGGTAACATTTGGGGATCGGATTGGCCATTTATACTGGCTTTATTGCCTTGGCTGCTTGTGTTGGTTCCTTTTACCTTATATAGGGCTAATCGTTTGAACTTGCTTGGCATGAGTGAACCTGTGGCCATCGGGGTTGGGGTATCGCTTGAAAAAGAGCGCGTGGTATTGTTGTTGACGGCAGTGGCGTTGGCAGCTTCGGCGGTCTCGGTGACAGGTGGAATTGCCTTCGTCGGGTTGATGGCACCCCATATGGCCAAATCCTTGGTCGGGCCTCGAAATCAACTGTTTCTCCCCGTAGCGATCCTCATTGGTGGCTGGCTGTTATTGTTTGCCGACACAATCGGACGCAACCTGATCGATAGTGGAATTCCAGCAGGCATCATGGTCGCATTGATTGGAGCGCCTTATTTTATGTATTTGTTGTTGAAGAAATAA
- a CDS encoding ABC transporter ATP-binding protein: protein MFIQIRDLQFQYKNTKKNTLDHIQVDIERGEIVSILGKSGSGKSTLLRIIAGLENPTSGSMKVNGEVMFDPKTFIVPEKRGIGVVFQDYALFPHMTVAQNIKYGLRKKNRKEKQERLEEMLSLINLAEYGHRYPYELSGGQQQRVALARALAPAPSLLLLDEPFSNLDAHLQEKIRDELKEILKKTGITSIFVTHDFADAKAIADRILYIDEGQLVNRACDLVMS from the coding sequence ATGTTTATCCAGATCAGAGACTTGCAGTTCCAGTATAAAAATACGAAAAAGAATACGCTCGACCATATCCAGGTCGATATTGAGCGCGGGGAGATCGTTTCCATCCTAGGAAAAAGCGGAAGCGGAAAGAGTACTCTGTTACGTATCATTGCAGGACTCGAAAACCCTACGTCTGGAAGCATGAAAGTAAACGGGGAAGTGATGTTTGATCCCAAAACATTCATTGTACCGGAAAAGCGCGGAATAGGAGTGGTATTCCAAGATTATGCTTTGTTTCCACATATGACGGTAGCCCAGAACATCAAGTATGGATTACGAAAGAAGAACAGAAAAGAAAAGCAGGAGCGGCTAGAAGAAATGCTCAGCTTAATCAATTTAGCTGAATACGGACATCGTTATCCATACGAGCTAAGCGGGGGGCAACAGCAGCGTGTGGCCCTTGCCAGAGCCTTAGCGCCCGCACCGTCGCTACTGCTCCTTGACGAGCCGTTCAGTAACCTAGACGCCCATCTGCAAGAGAAAATCCGTGACGAGTTAAAAGAGATCCTGAAGAAAACAGGCATCACCTCCATCTTCGTCACCCATGACTTTGCAGACGCCAAAGCCATTGCTGACCGCATCCTCTATATTGACGAAGGTCAACTAGTGAATAGGGCCTGTGACTTGGTAATGAGTTAA
- a CDS encoding iron ABC transporter permease, whose product MGRFHWSRVRHKGWALASLLFITIILIPNLLIAVEFFTEGNDNWLHIREYLLKDYLQNTVVIIIFTSLATMLIGTSLAWLITIYQFPMRNFLKWALILPLAIPPYIAAYTFHGILNYTGVIQTTLRNSFDMQVNQSYFNIMSIQGAIFIFTVTLFPYVYAITRSFFQNLSASVLENARLLGGNDIDTFFRVALPISRAAIVGSVTLVILEVLNDYGVTSYFGIQTVSTAIFRTWYGMMDLDSALKLAGTLMVIVMVVLMFERILRGRKKFFDPSSKVRPIQPKKLTGAKAWGVFAYCFGIFTIAFIIPLLQLLRWAFMTYEKVFNAQFITLAKNSVFVATIASLIIIFVALIISNYTRLQSGLLTKFISRVTTLGYSIPGAAIAIAVITIFMSLDQYIVTFLAQFNLKPEFVLRTTLGMLIFAYVIRFLAIGFNNIEAGFEKIGNRYSETSRMLGASTLRTFFLVDLPLLRGAIASGFILVFVDILKELPLTLFLQPFNFSTLATQAFKYANDERVQEASIASLMIIFISALCIFIFHRVLDKEAN is encoded by the coding sequence GTGGGTCGGTTTCATTGGTCAAGGGTGCGCCATAAAGGATGGGCTCTTGCTAGTCTTCTATTTATAACGATTATATTAATACCTAATTTACTGATAGCCGTTGAATTCTTTACAGAAGGAAATGACAACTGGCTTCATATAAGAGAATACTTACTGAAGGACTATCTTCAAAATACAGTAGTAATCATTATTTTCACGTCACTTGCGACGATGCTGATCGGAACAAGTCTTGCCTGGCTGATCACTATTTATCAGTTTCCGATGCGAAACTTTTTGAAGTGGGCGCTGATTCTTCCGTTGGCGATTCCGCCATACATTGCCGCTTATACGTTTCACGGCATTTTAAATTATACCGGTGTCATACAGACGACCCTGCGCAATTCGTTTGATATGCAGGTTAATCAGTCATACTTCAATATTATGAGCATTCAGGGAGCTATCTTCATTTTTACAGTTACGCTGTTTCCATACGTATACGCTATTACGAGAAGCTTTTTCCAGAACTTATCTGCATCCGTATTAGAGAATGCAAGATTGCTAGGCGGAAATGATATAGATACGTTCTTCCGGGTCGCTTTGCCGATCTCTCGGGCTGCAATTGTTGGGAGTGTGACGCTCGTTATCCTAGAAGTACTGAATGATTATGGGGTAACTAGCTATTTTGGCATACAGACTGTGAGTACCGCCATCTTCCGTACATGGTATGGGATGATGGATTTGGATTCCGCTTTGAAGCTGGCAGGGACTTTGATGGTCATCGTGATGGTCGTCCTCATGTTTGAAAGGATTCTAAGGGGTAGGAAAAAATTCTTTGATCCCTCTTCCAAAGTTCGTCCGATCCAGCCGAAAAAACTTACGGGAGCTAAAGCCTGGGGGGTTTTTGCTTATTGTTTCGGGATTTTTACCATCGCATTCATCATTCCGTTACTTCAGTTGTTGCGCTGGGCGTTCATGACGTATGAGAAGGTATTTAATGCACAATTTATTACCCTTGCTAAGAACTCTGTTTTCGTAGCAACGATTGCATCACTTATCATCATCTTTGTGGCACTGATCATATCCAACTATACAAGGCTGCAATCAGGCCTTTTGACCAAGTTCATTTCAAGGGTGACGACACTTGGCTATTCCATTCCTGGTGCTGCCATAGCTATTGCAGTCATTACGATATTCATGTCATTGGATCAGTACATTGTGACCTTCCTGGCGCAATTCAACCTGAAACCGGAGTTTGTGTTACGGACGACCCTGGGGATGTTGATATTCGCTTATGTGATACGATTCCTTGCCATTGGATTTAACAATATTGAGGCAGGCTTTGAAAAGATAGGGAACAGATACTCGGAAACCTCGAGGATGCTTGGAGCATCGACTCTGAGGACGTTTTTCCTTGTAGACCTTCCGCTATTGCGCGGTGCGATCGCTAGTGGATTTATCTTAGTATTTGTGGATATTCTAAAAGAATTACCGTTAACTTTGTTCCTACAGCCGTTCAATTTTTCCACACTCGCCACACAGGCTTTCAAATATGCAAATGATGAACGAGTACAGGAGGCTTCCATCGCTTCCCTGATGATCATCTTCATAAGTGCTTTGTGTATCTTTATTTTTCACCGAGTACTTGATAAGGAGGCAAACTAA
- a CDS encoding Fe(3+) ABC transporter substrate-binding protein, which translates to MKKFTVILSMMLALMLALTGCVSSTNNNGNTASQGNNTEEGTNEEATNEQESGEVNVYTSRHYEADQALYKKFEEETGIKVNVVEGKGEELMERLNIEGEATEADVYITADAGNLHQAKERELLQAVESDVLAENIPEKLRDMDNHWFGLTKRARVIVYDKERVSPEELSTYEALTEPEWKDRVVVRSSENMYNMSLLASFIDIMGRDQAKEWAQGIADNMARDPEGGDRDQAKAVVAGEADVAIMNTYYIGVMLNGTDEEEKKVAENVGVFFPNQETTGTHINISGAGVTKHAKNKENAIKFIEFLSGEEAQGQFAEANSEYPVNANVEPSELLKSWGEFKEQDINLSKLGENQQEAIRIFNEVGWK; encoded by the coding sequence GTGAAGAAGTTTACTGTCATCTTAAGTATGATGCTAGCTCTAATGTTGGCATTAACGGGCTGTGTGAGCAGCACTAATAACAACGGAAATACAGCTTCTCAAGGCAACAATACAGAAGAAGGTACAAACGAAGAAGCAACAAATGAGCAAGAATCCGGAGAAGTGAACGTATATACAAGCCGCCACTATGAAGCGGATCAAGCACTCTACAAAAAGTTTGAAGAAGAAACTGGAATCAAAGTGAACGTGGTAGAAGGTAAAGGCGAAGAGCTAATGGAGCGCTTAAACATTGAAGGAGAAGCAACAGAAGCGGATGTATATATCACAGCTGATGCTGGTAACCTTCACCAAGCAAAAGAGCGCGAACTATTACAAGCAGTTGAAAGTGATGTCCTAGCAGAAAACATTCCAGAAAAATTACGCGATATGGACAATCATTGGTTTGGTTTGACAAAACGTGCTCGTGTCATTGTCTATGATAAAGAGCGTGTAAGCCCTGAGGAGCTTTCCACTTATGAGGCTCTGACTGAACCGGAATGGAAAGACCGTGTGGTTGTAAGATCTTCTGAAAATATGTACAACATGTCTCTTTTAGCATCTTTCATTGACATCATGGGAAGAGACCAAGCAAAAGAGTGGGCACAAGGGATTGCAGATAACATGGCCCGTGACCCTGAAGGTGGAGACCGCGACCAAGCCAAAGCCGTAGTAGCAGGCGAAGCAGATGTAGCGATCATGAACACGTACTATATCGGTGTTATGTTAAATGGAACGGATGAAGAAGAGAAGAAGGTTGCTGAAAACGTTGGCGTATTCTTCCCGAACCAAGAAACAACAGGAACGCACATCAATATCAGTGGTGCAGGTGTTACTAAGCACGCGAAAAACAAAGAGAATGCCATCAAGTTCATTGAGTTCCTAAGCGGCGAAGAAGCACAAGGCCAATTTGCCGAAGCAAACTCTGAATACCCTGTAAATGCAAATGTAGAACCTTCCGAGCTATTAAAATCTTGGGGTGAGTTCAAGGAGCAAGACATCAACCTCTCCAAATTGGGTGAAAACCAACAAGAAGCAATCCGTATCTTCAATGAGGTTGGCTGGAAATAA
- a CDS encoding DUF421 domain-containing protein produces the protein MELNWIEILLKVVLGFFMLFTITQILGKTTIKQLTPFDFISAIVLSELLGNGIYEEKVHIAYIFFTIFTWGVLLVIMEKLLLKFKKLRGVLEGNPSIIIRDGQIDRYQLKKNRMNINQLLSVLRQSETFSIREVAFAILESNGSISILKKSKYQKVTLQDLQIPPQPTYLSTSLIIDGEVLEDNVKDLGFDLEWLEHQVRSKGYSKVDDVLYADWMRDDGIYIIPFRSKVN, from the coding sequence GTGGAACTTAATTGGATAGAAATTTTGCTAAAAGTTGTATTGGGGTTCTTTATGCTATTCACGATTACACAAATACTTGGGAAAACCACCATTAAGCAGTTGACCCCCTTTGATTTTATATCCGCCATTGTTCTTTCAGAGCTACTTGGGAACGGAATCTATGAAGAGAAGGTCCATATTGCTTATATTTTTTTCACTATTTTCACTTGGGGAGTTTTATTGGTAATCATGGAAAAGTTGCTTTTGAAATTCAAGAAGCTAAGAGGCGTATTGGAAGGAAATCCATCCATTATCATCCGAGATGGGCAGATTGACCGCTATCAACTAAAGAAGAACCGCATGAATATTAATCAGTTGCTTAGTGTATTACGACAAAGTGAGACCTTCTCTATAAGAGAAGTCGCCTTTGCCATCCTGGAATCCAATGGTTCTATCAGCATACTAAAGAAAAGTAAATACCAGAAAGTTACTCTTCAAGATCTACAAATCCCGCCTCAACCGACCTACCTAAGTACATCTTTGATTATTGATGGCGAGGTCTTGGAAGACAATGTGAAAGACCTAGGCTTTGACTTGGAATGGCTTGAGCATCAGGTCCGCTCTAAAGGTTATTCCAAGGTAGATGATGTATTATATGCCGACTGGATGAGAGACGATGGGATCTATATCATCCCTTTTCGTTCTAAGGTCAATTAA
- a CDS encoding PH domain-containing protein — MYITMNEPSEKIANQAVQVWRISNTIGHGIALMVLGILLYCSEHFNWYSWIQISLFVLIGLIGLSAIFSIFIEPVFLQKTWRYEIDEEFIQMKNGRWNESHTLVPMEKVEFVRTEQGPIMRKYGLYNLIIGTTTSQHTIPAIPAKKAKLLKVKIAQLAKVKESDLAEGEED; from the coding sequence ATGTATATAACAATGAATGAACCAAGTGAGAAGATTGCCAATCAAGCCGTTCAAGTATGGCGCATTTCTAATACGATAGGACATGGCATTGCGCTCATGGTTTTAGGAATCCTCCTATATTGCAGTGAGCACTTTAATTGGTACAGTTGGATACAAATCAGTTTATTTGTACTAATTGGGCTAATTGGGCTGTCCGCTATATTTTCCATTTTTATAGAGCCGGTTTTTTTACAAAAAACATGGCGTTATGAGATCGATGAGGAATTCATTCAGATGAAAAATGGAAGATGGAATGAAAGTCATACGTTGGTACCCATGGAAAAAGTGGAATTTGTCCGGACAGAGCAAGGACCGATCATGAGAAAGTACGGACTATACAACCTTATAATAGGTACTACCACTAGCCAACATACCATTCCCGCCATTCCCGCAAAAAAGGCCAAATTGTTAAAAGTAAAAATAGCACAACTGGCAAAGGTGAAAGAAAGTGATTTGGCTGAAGGGGAGGAAGATTGA
- a CDS encoding PH domain-containing protein → MTQEVKRFHPAWMMFEVVKLMKNSIAIFLFLFVLKFNSTSEWVIWGRYLFLVGIGWTLIMILLKWVFYRYEVVGDSIALKEGIFVKEHRTVSFDKIQNHQTKTTFLHKWLGLTSLTLETGTSLEEAAVYFPVLKADEKERILSRLENKNPETEENTDIKVGQAGRKIHFRSNKRDSLKASFTSLSFLAIFPLLSTIYFNLADFFDVEDTAEGAFDYLLLHWWMLIILFVLAMAISVGIGYLQTTIKYGNYEISDDEARIYIKKGVGSTSSFVIQKEKVQAVVVEQSMIKRLLGLASVKLISVGAMKTEEQETSSLYPFMPKQEAYQLMETLLPQYPIQEKMDRFPIKVLWYKLLVPYYFTIITAIGLFIFKKEWIWIAGIIFAVTLITRILDYFFTSYLRQENTVQIRKGGLTNETFITHYKRIQQVSVEHSWLQRKFGIASLYFQNRANPLHISELHGVSREEASAFFNWFKEKRKRLVHRNKKIS, encoded by the coding sequence ATGACCCAAGAGGTGAAAAGATTTCATCCAGCGTGGATGATGTTTGAGGTAGTCAAGCTGATGAAGAATTCCATCGCCATCTTTCTCTTCCTATTTGTTTTAAAATTCAACTCTACATCCGAATGGGTAATTTGGGGACGTTACCTCTTTTTGGTTGGTATCGGCTGGACGCTGATTATGATTCTATTAAAATGGGTCTTCTATCGATACGAAGTGGTAGGAGATTCTATTGCCCTTAAAGAAGGGATCTTTGTAAAAGAGCATCGGACCGTTTCTTTTGATAAGATACAAAATCATCAAACCAAAACCACTTTCTTGCATAAATGGTTAGGCTTGACCTCGTTGACACTTGAAACAGGAACTTCCCTTGAGGAAGCAGCGGTTTATTTTCCTGTACTGAAAGCAGATGAAAAGGAGCGAATCCTATCTAGACTTGAAAATAAAAATCCTGAGACCGAGGAAAACACCGATATCAAGGTAGGGCAAGCAGGAAGGAAGATCCATTTCCGTTCCAACAAAAGAGATTCATTGAAGGCATCCTTTACTTCCTTAAGCTTTCTGGCCATTTTCCCCTTGCTATCTACGATTTATTTCAACCTGGCCGATTTCTTCGATGTAGAGGATACAGCAGAAGGAGCATTTGATTATTTGCTTTTGCATTGGTGGATGCTGATCATCCTTTTTGTGCTGGCAATGGCCATTTCCGTAGGCATCGGCTATTTGCAAACAACCATTAAGTATGGTAACTATGAAATCAGTGACGATGAAGCGCGGATTTATATAAAAAAAGGGGTAGGAAGCACGAGCAGTTTTGTCATTCAAAAAGAAAAAGTACAAGCTGTTGTAGTGGAGCAATCAATGATTAAACGCCTTCTGGGTCTTGCCTCTGTAAAATTGATCAGTGTTGGCGCGATGAAAACAGAAGAGCAGGAGACAAGTTCTCTCTATCCTTTTATGCCTAAACAGGAGGCATATCAGCTTATGGAGACCTTGTTGCCACAATATCCAATTCAAGAAAAAATGGACCGATTTCCAATTAAAGTGCTCTGGTACAAATTGCTGGTCCCTTACTACTTCACTATCATTACAGCTATCGGGCTTTTTATCTTCAAAAAGGAATGGATCTGGATTGCCGGTATTATTTTTGCAGTCACACTGATTACTCGCATATTGGACTATTTTTTTACCAGTTATCTCCGCCAAGAAAACACCGTTCAGATACGCAAGGGTGGACTTACAAACGAAACATTTATTACACATTACAAACGAATTCAACAGGTGTCGGTTGAACATTCCTGGCTGCAGAGAAAATTCGGGATTGCCTCTTTGTACTTTCAAAATCGGGCAAACCCTCTTCACATAAGTGAACTTCATGGAGTGTCGAGGGAAGAAGCGAGCGCATTTTTTAACTGGTTCAAAGAGAAGCGGAAGCGGCTTGTACACCGTAATAAAAAGATAAGCTAA
- a CDS encoding TRAP transporter permease, with amino-acid sequence MISEEKKAEVLEKYDAESKVRKFANKKIVLLVSAIAILYSLFHLYITFNPMPALQQRAIHVAVGIALIFVLYPVTKKQDRKKVAWYDWILFFLALGSAGYLIVEYTQIVTSRGGIPNTLDILVAIMTVVLVLEAARRVTGIILPIIALIFLAYPFVSHMNWMPLKMATRPYDLGDIFGQLFLKTEGLYSTAIGASVNFIFLFILFGAFLARSGMGQFFNDLALALAGHKQGGPAKVAVISSGFMGSINGAAVANVVGTGAFTIPLMKKIGYSRNFSGAVEASASVGGQILPPIMGASAFIMAETTGIAYGTIALAALIPAVLYFLGVIMQVHFRAGKDNLKGIPKANLPKVKEIMKERGHLLLPIVFLIVLLYQNLPIAHAAFYTIISTVVVAAFRKNTRMSFKDILGALENGARQSLSVMVACAVVGIIIGVVSLTSFGNVMTSSITSLGADSLFLTLFFTMIASMVLGMGLPSIPAYIITATMAAPALAEFGIPILVAHMFVFYFGIFANITPPVALAAFAGAGISGGDPMRTGFNALKLSIAGFIIPYLFVYNPAMLMIDTTDVAINARDFAMPPIMEILLISVTAIIGIIALSAAVEGYFRTGLNVLLRILMGAGALMMILPESNSDIYGIIIVGVTMAINFIQGKKQEEKPNVTV; translated from the coding sequence ATGATATCGGAAGAGAAAAAGGCCGAGGTATTGGAAAAGTATGATGCAGAGTCCAAGGTCCGCAAATTTGCAAACAAAAAAATCGTTTTATTGGTTTCTGCCATCGCCATCCTTTATTCCTTATTCCATTTATATATTACTTTCAACCCAATGCCCGCCTTGCAACAAAGGGCCATTCACGTAGCGGTGGGGATTGCCTTGATCTTTGTTTTGTATCCTGTTACAAAAAAGCAGGACCGCAAAAAGGTAGCCTGGTATGACTGGATTTTATTTTTCCTGGCCCTTGGGTCCGCAGGCTATCTGATTGTAGAATACACGCAAATCGTTACTTCCCGTGGAGGGATTCCTAATACATTGGATATCCTGGTGGCCATCATGACCGTCGTTCTGGTCTTGGAGGCGGCAAGGCGAGTTACAGGCATCATTTTGCCCATCATTGCACTTATTTTCCTTGCCTATCCATTTGTCAGCCATATGAACTGGATGCCGCTTAAGATGGCAACACGTCCCTATGACCTTGGGGATATTTTTGGGCAACTATTTTTGAAAACGGAGGGTCTTTATTCCACCGCCATCGGTGCTTCGGTAAATTTCATCTTCCTGTTCATCCTGTTCGGCGCCTTCTTGGCACGTTCTGGCATGGGGCAGTTCTTCAATGACCTTGCTTTGGCTCTTGCTGGCCATAAGCAAGGGGGACCCGCAAAAGTGGCGGTCATCTCAAGTGGATTCATGGGGAGTATTAACGGTGCTGCAGTAGCAAACGTGGTTGGTACAGGAGCATTTACCATTCCTTTAATGAAAAAGATCGGCTACTCGAGAAACTTTTCCGGTGCGGTCGAGGCAAGTGCTTCCGTGGGTGGTCAAATCCTTCCGCCGATCATGGGGGCCAGTGCCTTCATCATGGCCGAAACAACGGGTATTGCCTACGGGACGATTGCGCTTGCTGCCTTAATTCCGGCTGTCCTTTACTTCCTTGGCGTCATCATGCAAGTTCATTTCCGTGCAGGAAAGGATAACCTGAAGGGCATCCCAAAAGCGAACCTGCCGAAAGTAAAGGAAATCATGAAAGAGCGCGGTCATTTATTACTACCGATCGTCTTTTTGATCGTATTGCTTTATCAAAACCTTCCAATTGCGCACGCTGCGTTCTATACCATCATATCGACGGTAGTTGTGGCGGCATTCAGGAAGAACACAAGAATGTCCTTCAAGGATATACTTGGAGCGCTTGAAAATGGGGCGAGACAGTCCCTATCCGTTATGGTGGCCTGTGCGGTGGTGGGAATCATCATTGGTGTTGTCAGCTTGACGAGCTTCGGTAATGTGATGACATCATCCATCACAAGCCTTGGGGCAGATTCCTTGTTCCTAACGCTGTTCTTCACGATGATTGCGTCCATGGTATTAGGAATGGGGTTGCCATCCATCCCTGCTTATATCATTACGGCTACGATGGCCGCTCCTGCTTTGGCGGAGTTCGGCATTCCTATCCTGGTTGCGCATATGTTCGTGTTCTATTTCGGGATTTTTGCCAATATCACACCACCTGTGGCACTTGCAGCATTTGCCGGTGCTGGTATTTCAGGTGGCGATCCGATGCGAACCGGTTTCAATGCCTTGAAGCTGTCCATCGCAGGTTTTATCATTCCATATCTATTTGTCTATAACCCTGCGATGTTAATGATTGACACGACAGACGTCGCGATAAATGCAAGGGATTTCGCCATGCCTCCGATCATGGAGATCCTTTTAATATCTGTAACAGCCATCATCGGAATTATCGCGTTGAGTGCAGCGGTGGAAGGCTATTTCAGAACAGGGCTGAATGTTTTATTGCGTATCCTGATGGGTGCTGGTGCGCTAATGATGATCCTGCCTGAATCCAATTCAGATATTTACGGTATTATCATTGTGGGTGTGACAATGGCAATCAATTTTATCCAAGGAAAGAAGCAAGAAGAGAAACCCAATGTAACGGTATAG
- a CDS encoding DUF1850 domain-containing protein, protein MNNKIFILGSTVLIVLLLFLFMKVPTLYVSYEDGGFPLKEDSFEVSWIHSVEKEAWMETYEKEGSRLYLVKTRFKTFGAGTPSDGEVIPSTDGYVHMKIDREVESIDLIVSANVETTLTTDSKEYRLYEMVADYESVKIEIKKLPVWEFLRGEIQ, encoded by the coding sequence ATGAACAATAAGATTTTCATTCTTGGGAGCACAGTTTTGATCGTGCTCCTTCTTTTCCTTTTTATGAAGGTTCCGACCCTTTATGTATCATATGAAGATGGCGGTTTTCCTTTAAAGGAGGACTCGTTTGAAGTCTCTTGGATCCATTCTGTTGAAAAAGAAGCGTGGATGGAAACCTATGAGAAAGAGGGGAGTCGCCTCTATTTGGTGAAGACCAGATTTAAGACGTTTGGGGCAGGCACTCCATCCGATGGGGAAGTGATCCCATCCACAGATGGCTATGTCCATATGAAAATAGACCGGGAAGTGGAATCGATCGATTTAATCGTTTCGGCGAATGTGGAAACAACGCTTACCACGGACTCAAAGGAGTACCGTCTCTATGAAATGGTAGCAGACTACGAAAGTGTAAAAATTGAAATAAAAAAACTGCCAGTGTGGGAGTTCCTAAGAGGTGAGATACAGTGA
- a CDS encoding TAXI family TRAP transporter solute-binding subunit → MKKFKKLGTTIVSVLAISSMLVACGGGEGASGGDGEGLDTRLVTIGTGGSSGPYNIIGSSLANIYSDEYGVNSKSQATGASVENINLIKEGKIEMAFVMSDVLTEAVEGTGNFSEKVENVAQVATLYPNFVQIVTTEGSGIETIEDLVGKRVAVGDQNSGVEVNARNLLAGHDISYDDITVDYLGYAEAADGLRSGSIDAAFLTSGLPNASVLELAKTIDLKLVSVDSAKIEEIAKDQPYFVALDIPEGTYDNEEAVPTAAIMNALVVNSDLSEDDVYELTKTFFDSLDTLGNAHQAATEISLKNAQEGMVAPIHPGAKKFYDEQ, encoded by the coding sequence ATGAAAAAATTCAAGAAATTAGGTACAACTATTGTAAGCGTTTTAGCTATTAGCTCCATGCTTGTGGCATGTGGCGGTGGAGAAGGTGCTAGTGGTGGGGACGGCGAAGGTTTGGATACTAGATTGGTAACCATCGGAACGGGTGGATCGTCTGGCCCTTACAATATTATTGGATCATCTCTGGCTAACATCTATTCTGACGAATACGGGGTAAATTCCAAGTCACAGGCGACTGGTGCATCTGTGGAGAATATCAACCTGATCAAAGAAGGCAAGATTGAAATGGCCTTTGTGATGAGTGATGTGTTGACAGAAGCGGTAGAGGGAACGGGCAACTTCTCTGAAAAGGTAGAAAATGTAGCACAAGTTGCAACGCTTTATCCGAACTTTGTACAGATTGTTACGACAGAAGGTTCTGGAATTGAAACAATTGAGGACTTGGTTGGGAAACGTGTTGCAGTAGGAGATCAGAACTCAGGGGTAGAAGTGAATGCAAGAAACCTTCTTGCTGGTCACGACATTAGTTATGACGACATCACCGTTGACTATTTGGGCTATGCGGAAGCAGCTGATGGGCTCAGATCCGGATCCATCGACGCTGCATTTCTGACAAGTGGATTGCCGAATGCTTCTGTATTGGAACTCGCAAAGACAATAGATTTGAAGCTTGTATCGGTGGATTCTGCCAAAATTGAAGAAATCGCTAAAGACCAACCGTATTTTGTAGCGTTAGATATTCCTGAAGGCACATATGACAACGAAGAAGCCGTACCGACTGCAGCAATTATGAATGCACTGGTGGTTAATAGTGATCTTAGTGAAGATGATGTCTATGAATTGACGAAAACGTTCTTTGATAGCCTGGATACACTAGGAAATGCTCACCAAGCTGCTACGGAAATCTCTTTAAAGAATGCACAAGAAGGTATGGTAGCGCCAATACATCCGGGGGCAAAGAAGTTCTACGATGAACAATAA